A window of the Apostichopus japonicus isolate 1M-3 chromosome 8, ASM3797524v1, whole genome shotgun sequence genome harbors these coding sequences:
- the LOC139971147 gene encoding lysophospholipase-like protein 1 isoform X2 produces the protein MNGALSNVWFDRKKIAPTADECIESVDIACEEVGKILREEADSGISKNKIVIGGFSMGGALAYHLAYRFHRDIAGVFSLSSFINKDSIIYQEVKQVKNGLPPLFAAHGGKDPLVLFDWGVDTVKALESLGVSTVFHEFPRLHHELGVQELRLLEEWLSKILNV, from the exons AAAGAAAATAGCACCGACTGCAGATGAGTGTATAGAAAGCGTTGACATAGCATGTGAAGAGGTTGGAAAGATTTTAAGGGAAGAGGCTGACTCCGgaatatcaaaaaataaaatagtaataG GCGGTTTCTCAATGGGTGGCGCCCTAGCCTACCATTTAGCTTACCGTTTTCACAGGGACATAGCCGGTGTGTTTTCATTGTCTAGTTTCATCAATAAGGACTCTATAATATATCAG GAAGTGAAACAAGTCAAAAATGGTCTTCCTCCCTTATTTGCCGCACATGGAGGTAAGGACCCTCTGGTCTTGTTTGATTGGGGAGTTGACACAGTAAAGGCTCTGGAGAGCTTAGGAGTTTCGACCGTCTTTCACGAGTTCCCGAGACTTCACCATGAATTAGGCGTTCAAGAACTGAGATTATTAGAAGAATGGCTCTCAAAAATATTAAACGTTTGA